The following coding sequences lie in one Microvirga sp. 17 mud 1-3 genomic window:
- a CDS encoding VOC family protein, with product MYSHTTIGANDLDRARDFYDAALAPLDLRIRFSSPEMIAYGAGGRPLFLVVRPFDGRDPSPGNGTMVAFMAERREQVDACHAAALAMGGQDEGQPGLRPQYHAHYYGAYFRDPDGNKICVCSHHPE from the coding sequence ATGTACTCTCATACGACGATTGGGGCAAATGACCTCGACCGCGCAAGGGACTTCTATGACGCGGCCCTCGCGCCTCTGGACTTGCGGATCCGCTTCTCGTCGCCGGAAATGATCGCTTACGGTGCCGGCGGACGCCCTCTATTCCTTGTTGTGCGCCCCTTCGACGGCCGTGACCCCTCTCCCGGGAACGGCACCATGGTGGCTTTCATGGCCGAGCGGCGCGAGCAGGTCGATGCCTGCCATGCGGCCGCCCTCGCCATGGGCGGGCAGGACGAGGGGCAGCCGGGCCTGCGCCCCCAGTATCATGCCCATTATTACGGGGCCTATTTCCGCGACCCGGATGGCAACAAGATCTGCGTGTGCAGCCACCATCCGGAGTGA
- a CDS encoding CreA family protein, which translates to MLARLALAAALTLGAVCGAAAQEPDVIFKKSTVWRALTPNDKLAVYGIDDPDIEGVACHYTTPERGGISGTFGVAEEVSDISLSCRQIGPVRFKKKFSQGDAVFSERRSLIFKRMHIVRGCDAKRNTLVYMVYSDRPIEGSPKNSTSSVPLMPWGTEQPPKCGEWLNG; encoded by the coding sequence ATGCTCGCCCGCCTTGCCCTGGCCGCCGCCCTGACCCTGGGAGCCGTCTGCGGTGCCGCAGCGCAGGAGCCCGACGTCATTTTCAAGAAATCCACCGTCTGGCGCGCCCTGACCCCCAACGACAAGCTCGCCGTCTACGGGATCGACGACCCGGACATCGAGGGCGTGGCCTGCCATTACACCACCCCCGAGCGGGGCGGCATCTCAGGCACTTTCGGGGTCGCCGAGGAAGTCTCGGACATTTCCCTGTCCTGCCGCCAGATCGGCCCGGTGCGCTTCAAAAAGAAGTTCTCGCAAGGAGACGCGGTGTTCAGCGAGAGGCGGTCGCTCATCTTCAAGCGTATGCATATCGTTCGGGGCTGCGACGCCAAGCGCAACACCCTCGTCTACATGGTCTATTCTGATCGACCCATCGAGGGTTCGCCCAAGAACTCTACCTCCAGCGTGCCGCTTATGCCCTGGGGCACCGAGCAGCCTCCGAAATGCGGCGAGTGGCTGAACGGCTAG
- the glmS gene encoding glutamine--fructose-6-phosphate transaminase (isomerizing), protein MCGIVGIVGKEPVAGQIVEALRRLEYRGYDSAGVATLEDGRLDRRRAEGKLRNLEAKLSQAPLSGFIGIGHTRWATHGKPNETNAHPHATDKLAVVHNGIIENFRELKAALESKGIRFETETDTEVVAQLVTYEMRQGRPPIEAVAVTLPRLRGAFALGFLFAGEDDLMIGARHGAPLAIGYGDGETYLGSDALALAPFTDEIAYLEDGDWAILRHRNVDIRDEKGQSVHRPRHKILSGSFIADKGNYRHFMAKEIHEQPEVVGRTLAHYVNFSAGRVELPVELPFDFKDLKRISISACGTAYLAGLVSKYWFERLARIPVEIDVASEFRYREAPMEPGGLAIFVSQSGETADTLASLRYAGAEGQHTLSVVNVPTSTMARESAVIASTLAGVEVGVASTKAFTCQLTVLLCLAIAAGRARGTLSPEDEKTIVDALIGVPGQMSEAIKREHQIEILAREISKAKDVLYLGRGTSYPLALEGALKLKEISYIHAEGYAAGELKHGPIALIDEAMPVIVIAPHDAVFEKTVSNMQEVAARGGRIVLITDERGALETGLDTLATIVMPSVHPIVAPIVHSVPIQLLAYHTAVFMGKDVDQPRNLAKSVTVE, encoded by the coding sequence ATGTGCGGAATCGTTGGAATCGTCGGGAAGGAACCTGTCGCCGGACAGATCGTCGAGGCTCTCAGGCGGCTCGAATACCGCGGTTACGATTCCGCCGGCGTCGCAACCCTGGAGGATGGACGCCTGGACCGACGCCGGGCGGAGGGCAAACTTCGCAACCTGGAGGCCAAGCTCTCCCAGGCCCCTCTCTCGGGCTTCATCGGCATCGGCCACACCCGCTGGGCCACTCACGGCAAGCCCAACGAGACGAATGCCCACCCCCACGCGACCGACAAGCTGGCGGTGGTCCATAACGGGATCATCGAGAATTTCCGCGAGCTGAAGGCGGCGCTGGAATCGAAGGGGATCCGCTTTGAGACCGAGACCGATACGGAGGTTGTGGCACAGCTCGTCACCTATGAGATGCGCCAGGGCCGCCCGCCCATCGAGGCGGTTGCCGTCACCCTGCCGCGCCTGCGCGGGGCTTTCGCGCTCGGATTCCTGTTCGCGGGCGAGGACGACCTGATGATCGGCGCCCGTCACGGCGCGCCGCTCGCCATCGGCTATGGCGACGGCGAGACCTATCTCGGTTCCGACGCCCTGGCACTGGCGCCCTTCACCGACGAAATCGCCTATCTCGAGGACGGCGACTGGGCCATCCTGCGCCATAGGAACGTCGACATCAGGGACGAGAAGGGCCAATCGGTCCATCGCCCCCGTCACAAGATTCTCTCGGGCTCGTTCATTGCCGACAAGGGCAATTACCGCCACTTCATGGCGAAGGAAATTCACGAGCAGCCGGAAGTCGTCGGCCGTACCCTGGCGCATTACGTCAATTTCTCGGCCGGGCGGGTCGAGCTGCCCGTCGAGCTGCCGTTCGATTTCAAGGACCTGAAGCGGATCTCCATTTCCGCATGCGGCACGGCTTATCTGGCCGGCCTGGTGTCAAAATACTGGTTCGAGCGCCTCGCCCGGATCCCGGTTGAGATCGATGTGGCGTCGGAATTCCGGTATCGGGAAGCGCCTATGGAACCCGGCGGCCTTGCGATCTTCGTGTCCCAGTCGGGCGAGACGGCCGATACCCTCGCGTCCCTGCGCTATGCGGGCGCCGAGGGCCAACACACCCTCTCGGTCGTAAACGTGCCCACATCGACCATGGCGCGGGAGAGCGCCGTGATCGCCTCCACGCTCGCGGGTGTCGAGGTCGGCGTCGCTTCGACGAAGGCGTTCACCTGTCAGCTCACCGTTCTGCTGTGCCTCGCAATCGCGGCCGGCCGTGCCCGGGGCACCCTCAGCCCTGAGGATGAAAAGACCATCGTCGATGCGCTGATCGGCGTGCCGGGCCAGATGAGCGAGGCCATCAAGCGGGAGCACCAGATCGAGATCCTGGCGCGCGAGATCTCCAAGGCCAAGGATGTGCTCTATCTCGGGCGTGGGACGTCCTATCCGCTCGCCCTCGAGGGCGCCCTGAAGCTGAAGGAAATCTCCTACATCCACGCGGAAGGTTATGCGGCTGGCGAGTTGAAGCACGGTCCCATCGCGCTCATCGACGAGGCCATGCCGGTCATCGTGATCGCACCCCACGACGCGGTGTTCGAGAAGACCGTGTCCAACATGCAGGAAGTCGCCGCGCGCGGCGGACGCATCGTCCTCATCACGGACGAGAGAGGCGCGCTGGAAACGGGCCTCGATACGCTCGCGACCATCGTGATGCCGTCGGTTCATCCGATCGTGGCACCCATCGTCCACTCGGTGCCCATCCAGCTCCTCGCCTATCACACGGCCGTCTTTATGGGGAAAGACGTGGACCAGCCGCGCAATCTCGCGAAGTCCGTGACGGTGGAGTAG
- the glmU gene encoding bifunctional UDP-N-acetylglucosamine diphosphorylase/glucosamine-1-phosphate N-acetyltransferase GlmU encodes MTSSLPSNTPSRSCLAVVLAAGEGTRMKSSKPKVLHEIANRSMLGHVLATVTEAGADRVAVVIGPDRDDVARDAHRQVPDAEIFVQRERLGTGHAVLSARDALARRPDDVIVVYADTPLVSLETLARLRAPLAQGAAVVSLGFEARDPTGYGRLIMSGDELLDIREHKDASEAERAIRLCNGGLMALRGDVALAILEKIENRNAKQEYYLTDAVAIARSLGHRAVAATVPEEEVHGVNDRAQLAQAERMIQERLRQAAMADGVTLVAPETVFFSHDTRLGRDVIVEPHVVFGPGVVVEDGAVVHSFSHLEGTHVAPQAGIGPFARLRPGAEIGPKAKIGNFVEIKNTQLGAGAKVSHLTYLGDANIGADVNIGAGAITCNYDGFGKYRTEIGEGAFIGSNSSLVAPLKIGAGAFVGSGSVVTEDVPADALALGRGRQVVKEEWARNFRVKSQAAKSK; translated from the coding sequence ATGACATCATCTCTCCCGTCGAATACGCCATCCCGGAGCTGTCTCGCCGTCGTCCTCGCGGCCGGCGAGGGGACGCGGATGAAGTCCTCGAAGCCGAAGGTTCTCCACGAGATCGCCAACCGATCGATGCTCGGGCACGTCCTTGCCACCGTGACGGAGGCCGGCGCGGACCGGGTAGCCGTCGTCATCGGCCCTGATCGGGACGACGTTGCCAGGGATGCGCACCGGCAGGTCCCGGATGCGGAGATTTTCGTGCAGCGGGAGAGGCTCGGAACCGGCCACGCGGTACTCAGCGCCCGCGACGCCCTGGCGCGCCGGCCGGACGATGTCATCGTGGTCTATGCGGACACGCCCCTTGTGAGCCTTGAGACGCTGGCCCGTCTGAGGGCGCCCCTGGCGCAGGGGGCGGCCGTCGTCTCTCTCGGCTTTGAGGCGCGGGACCCGACGGGGTACGGACGCCTGATCATGTCGGGCGACGAGTTGCTCGACATCCGCGAGCACAAGGATGCGAGCGAGGCCGAGCGGGCGATCCGCCTTTGCAATGGCGGCCTCATGGCCCTGCGGGGCGATGTGGCCCTCGCCATCCTCGAGAAGATCGAGAACCGGAACGCCAAGCAGGAATATTACCTGACCGACGCGGTCGCCATCGCCCGTTCGCTCGGGCACCGGGCCGTTGCCGCCACGGTGCCGGAGGAGGAGGTGCACGGGGTCAACGACCGGGCACAGCTCGCTCAGGCGGAGCGCATGATCCAGGAGCGCCTGCGGCAAGCCGCCATGGCGGACGGTGTGACCCTTGTGGCGCCCGAGACCGTCTTCTTCAGCCACGACACCAGACTCGGCCGGGACGTCATCGTAGAGCCGCATGTGGTGTTTGGCCCCGGCGTCGTCGTCGAGGACGGCGCTGTGGTCCACAGTTTCAGCCATCTCGAAGGCACGCACGTGGCCCCGCAGGCCGGAATCGGCCCCTTTGCGCGCCTGCGTCCGGGCGCCGAGATCGGCCCGAAGGCCAAGATCGGCAACTTCGTCGAGATCAAGAACACGCAGCTCGGCGCCGGAGCCAAGGTCAGCCACCTGACCTATCTCGGTGACGCGAATATCGGGGCCGACGTGAATATCGGCGCAGGTGCCATCACGTGCAATTACGACGGCTTCGGCAAATACCGTACGGAGATCGGAGAGGGGGCGTTCATCGGTTCGAATTCTTCCCTCGTGGCGCCGCTCAAGATCGGCGCGGGAGCCTTCGTAGGTTCCGGGTCCGTCGTGACGGAGGATGTGCCGGCCGATGCCCTTGCGCTCGGACGTGGGCGTCAGGTCGTCAAGGAGGAGTGGGCGCGGAACTTCAGGGTGAAATCACAGGCCGCAAAGTCGAAGTGA
- a CDS encoding glucan biosynthesis protein: MASRLSHPRRRDMLAYLGVSFAGLAYAPSLRAQTFQAVVQARMGNGQPFDPAVVVDIARQLAKKPYVAPPNDLPDVFSGLNYEQYIGIKSLQQPLWINEGRGIAVEPLHRGFVFTNTVEIFLVEDGAVRRIGYDPSRFDFGRINVPAGIGDIGFSGFRLIATSSDSPPFDFAIVQGATFFRAIAKGQNFGAIARALTLKPADPKGEEFPAFRAFWLERPAIGSNSLTAHGIIDSESASAALRMTFRPGDMTIVDVETTIFPRVNLDHVGLGGIGSTYFYGPNDRRNADDFRPAVYESTGLQMFNGKGEWLWRPLQNPETLQISAFVDESPRGFGLIQRDRAFETFQDDEARFERRPSLWIEPLADWSQGSVQLLEIPTDAEINDNILTYWRPKAPMAAGSEVPFAYRQYWCWTPPERPPLATVVTTRVGRGSSGRKRRFAVEFSGDVLGDNRPADLKSVLTVSPGSFQNLKVWSYPERKAVRVVFELDPGNENACEMRLILEAGGKQISETWLYRWTP, translated from the coding sequence ATGGCTTCGCGCCTCTCTCATCCCCGCCGGCGCGATATGCTGGCCTATCTCGGCGTGTCCTTCGCCGGCCTCGCATATGCGCCGTCCCTTCGCGCCCAGACCTTTCAGGCAGTCGTTCAGGCCCGGATGGGCAACGGCCAGCCGTTTGACCCTGCTGTCGTGGTCGATATTGCGCGCCAACTCGCGAAAAAGCCTTATGTGGCGCCTCCGAACGACCTGCCGGACGTCTTCTCCGGACTGAACTACGAACAATATATCGGCATCAAGTCCCTGCAACAGCCTCTCTGGATCAACGAAGGCCGGGGAATTGCCGTCGAGCCGCTTCATCGCGGCTTCGTCTTCACCAATACGGTCGAGATCTTCCTGGTGGAGGACGGCGCGGTCCGGCGGATCGGCTACGACCCGTCGCGATTCGACTTCGGACGCATCAATGTCCCGGCCGGGATCGGCGATATCGGATTCTCGGGCTTCCGGCTGATTGCCACATCGAGCGATAGCCCTCCCTTCGACTTCGCCATTGTGCAGGGTGCAACCTTCTTCCGCGCCATCGCAAAAGGCCAGAATTTCGGGGCCATTGCCCGGGCCCTGACCCTGAAGCCCGCGGATCCGAAGGGTGAGGAATTCCCGGCCTTCCGGGCATTTTGGCTCGAACGGCCCGCCATCGGCAGCAACAGTCTTACGGCCCACGGGATCATCGATTCCGAGTCGGCCTCGGCGGCCCTGCGCATGACCTTCCGGCCCGGCGACATGACCATCGTCGATGTGGAGACGACCATCTTCCCACGCGTCAATCTGGACCATGTGGGCCTTGGAGGCATCGGCTCGACCTATTTCTACGGTCCGAATGACCGCCGCAATGCGGACGATTTCCGTCCGGCCGTCTACGAATCGACCGGCCTCCAGATGTTCAACGGCAAGGGCGAATGGCTCTGGCGCCCTCTCCAGAACCCGGAGACGCTCCAGATCTCGGCCTTCGTGGACGAGTCACCCCGCGGCTTCGGCCTGATCCAGCGCGACCGCGCCTTCGAGACCTTCCAGGACGATGAGGCCCGCTTCGAACGGCGGCCGAGCCTGTGGATCGAGCCTCTGGCCGACTGGTCGCAGGGCAGCGTCCAGCTCCTTGAGATCCCGACGGATGCGGAGATCAACGACAACATCCTGACCTACTGGCGCCCGAAGGCGCCGATGGCGGCCGGGTCGGAAGTGCCCTTCGCCTATCGCCAGTACTGGTGCTGGACCCCTCCGGAGCGCCCGCCCCTCGCGACCGTGGTCACGACCCGGGTGGGGCGGGGGTCGAGCGGCCGCAAGCGGCGCTTCGCCGTGGAATTTTCCGGCGACGTCCTGGGTGACAATCGCCCTGCTGACCTTAAATCCGTCCTCACGGTCAGCCCGGGTTCATTTCAGAACCTTAAGGTGTGGTCCTATCCGGAGAGAAAGGCGGTTCGCGTCGTCTTCGAACTTGACCCGGGCAATGAAAACGCGTGTGAGATGCGTCTCATTCTCGAAGCTGGCGGGAAGCAGATTAGCGAAACATGGCTCTATCGTTGGACACCATAG
- the mdoH gene encoding glucans biosynthesis glucosyltransferase MdoH: MALSLDTIGPDSKNATTGRSEPGMPPENRLEMPTQSLRRWSASQERKPIVERSAWRTALARLFVFGGALLLTGYGTYEMYQVVSVSRTTVLQWLLVALFTVNFSWIAVAFTSALLGFFTLLSQPRTRPALPTALAARTAIVMPVYNEQTARTFAALEAIYESVEATGLGSHFDYFILSDTTDPDAWVAEERAFLDLRRRLGPQARFYYRHREKNYHRKAGNIADFVTRWGGHYEQMLVLDADSLMTGDCIVRLAAAMEADPDAGIIQSLPLIINRNTLFARLQQFAARVTGPVIATGLAVWMGRDGNYWGHNAIIRTKAFADQAGLPDLKGKPPLGGHILSHDFVEAALMRRAGWDVYMLPDLEGSYEESPPSLIDLSARDRRWCQGNLQHMRVIGAKGLKLPTRQHFATGIMSYLASPFWLFQLIVGIALVLQTTYIRPEYFARDFRLYPIWPRFDPERALALFALTMGILLAPKIFGTLLMLLRGPERRASGGGIRVVLSSLMEIILSALLAPILMLIQSGSVFQILLGRDTGWQPQRRDDGSIPMQDIIRRHRWHTVLGALTGISAFMIATSLFLWMSPTILGLLLAIPLSWLSGQLGAGLALKRLGLLRTPEEHEPPAIAVRANELQQRNTSFGFDDQDGLFALCCDRELRERHAEMLSPASRRKRGEIETDRALAEAKLTDAETVEEALGWLKPKERMAILKDPALLTRLVELSGRGVEAKAAE, translated from the coding sequence ATGGCTCTATCGTTGGACACCATAGGTCCCGATTCGAAGAACGCCACGACCGGGCGCTCCGAACCCGGCATGCCGCCTGAAAACCGGCTGGAGATGCCGACCCAATCGCTCCGGCGCTGGTCCGCATCCCAGGAGCGTAAGCCTATCGTCGAGCGATCGGCCTGGCGCACGGCCCTGGCGCGCCTGTTCGTCTTCGGCGGCGCCCTGCTCCTGACAGGATACGGCACCTACGAGATGTACCAGGTGGTGTCGGTCAGCCGCACCACCGTGCTCCAATGGCTGCTGGTTGCGCTCTTCACGGTCAATTTCTCGTGGATCGCCGTCGCCTTTACGAGTGCTTTGCTCGGGTTCTTCACACTCCTGAGCCAACCTCGGACGCGCCCCGCCTTGCCGACAGCCCTCGCGGCCCGTACGGCCATCGTCATGCCCGTCTACAACGAGCAGACGGCGCGGACCTTCGCGGCCCTCGAGGCAATCTACGAATCCGTGGAAGCGACCGGACTCGGCTCCCATTTCGACTATTTCATCCTCTCCGACACCACGGACCCGGATGCCTGGGTTGCGGAGGAGCGGGCTTTTCTCGATCTGCGCCGTCGGCTCGGCCCGCAGGCCCGGTTCTATTACCGGCACCGGGAGAAGAACTATCACCGCAAGGCCGGCAATATCGCGGATTTCGTCACCCGCTGGGGTGGCCATTACGAGCAAATGCTGGTCCTCGACGCGGACAGCCTGATGACCGGCGACTGCATCGTGCGCCTCGCGGCCGCCATGGAGGCGGATCCGGATGCCGGCATCATCCAGTCCCTGCCGCTCATCATCAACCGCAACACCCTCTTCGCGCGCCTCCAGCAATTCGCCGCGCGGGTGACGGGCCCGGTCATCGCCACGGGCCTCGCAGTCTGGATGGGCCGGGACGGGAACTACTGGGGGCACAACGCGATCATCCGCACGAAGGCCTTCGCGGACCAGGCCGGCCTGCCGGACCTGAAGGGCAAGCCGCCCCTGGGCGGGCACATTCTCAGCCACGATTTCGTCGAGGCGGCGCTCATGCGCCGCGCCGGCTGGGACGTGTACATGCTGCCCGACCTCGAAGGCTCCTACGAGGAAAGCCCGCCTTCCCTCATCGACCTCTCGGCGAGGGACCGGCGCTGGTGCCAGGGCAACCTCCAGCACATGCGGGTGATCGGCGCCAAGGGGCTCAAGCTCCCGACGCGCCAGCATTTCGCCACCGGCATCATGTCCTATCTGGCCTCGCCGTTCTGGCTGTTCCAGCTCATCGTCGGTATCGCGCTGGTTCTGCAGACGACCTATATCCGGCCGGAGTATTTTGCCCGCGATTTCCGTCTCTACCCCATCTGGCCGCGCTTCGACCCCGAGCGCGCTCTCGCGCTCTTCGCGCTGACCATGGGGATCCTGCTCGCTCCCAAGATTTTCGGGACGCTTCTCATGCTCCTGCGGGGCCCTGAGCGTCGCGCCTCGGGCGGCGGAATTCGGGTGGTCCTGTCCTCCCTGATGGAGATCATCCTCTCGGCTCTGCTGGCGCCGATCCTGATGCTGATTCAATCAGGCTCCGTGTTCCAGATCCTGCTCGGACGGGATACCGGGTGGCAGCCGCAGCGCCGCGACGACGGGTCGATCCCCATGCAGGACATCATCCGCCGCCATCGGTGGCACACGGTCCTGGGCGCCCTGACGGGCATCTCGGCCTTCATGATCGCCACGTCCCTGTTCCTCTGGATGTCTCCGACGATTCTCGGCCTCCTCCTGGCCATTCCGCTCTCGTGGCTGAGCGGCCAACTCGGGGCAGGTCTCGCCCTCAAGCGCCTGGGGCTCCTGCGGACGCCGGAAGAGCATGAGCCTCCGGCCATTGCGGTGCGTGCCAACGAACTTCAGCAGCGCAACACGTCCTTCGGCTTCGACGATCAGGATGGCCTTTTCGCCCTCTGCTGCGACCGCGAGCTTCGCGAACGTCACGCCGAGATGCTGTCTCCTGCCTCCCGTCGGAAGCGGGGCGAGATCGAGACCGACCGGGCCTTGGCAGAGGCAAAGCTGACGGATGCCGAGACGGTCGAGGAAGCGCTCGGCTGGCTCAAGCCCAAGGAGCGTATGGCCATCCTCAAGGATCCGGCGCTTCTCACCCGGCTGGTTGAACTGAGCGGCAGAGGTGTCGAGGCCAAGGCGGCCGAGTAA
- the gcvA gene encoding transcriptional regulator GcvA, with product MSKLPPMSAVRVFEAAARHQSFTRAAEELGMTQAAVSYQIRMLEDRIGAPLFTRHARHVGLTAKGKQLVPAVTEAFGLLRAAFEGLDEAVQATLSITTLTTVAANWLVPRLGRFQQLHPGIAVQIDINQQIVDFSKHDFDLGIRSGTGNWPGLEAHLLFPNQFTPVCSPDLARRACLREPEDLLQLPLIAPSDPWWQDWFTAAGVSCVDLSSRPDFSLGAQQFEGMAAMAGQGVALINPFFFRADLAAGRLVQPFDLVVTAERSYWVVYPKARRRAPKIQAFRDWLMSEVASDAERAAPEQASA from the coding sequence ATGTCGAAACTCCCACCCATGAGCGCCGTCCGCGTCTTCGAAGCGGCCGCGCGCCACCAGAGCTTCACCCGGGCCGCCGAGGAACTCGGCATGACCCAGGCGGCGGTCAGCTACCAGATCCGGATGCTGGAAGACCGGATCGGAGCACCGCTCTTCACGCGTCATGCCCGTCATGTTGGCCTGACGGCCAAGGGGAAACAGCTTGTCCCCGCCGTGACGGAGGCCTTCGGCCTACTGCGGGCCGCTTTCGAGGGTCTCGACGAGGCGGTTCAGGCCACGCTAAGCATCACGACGCTGACGACGGTCGCGGCCAACTGGCTGGTGCCCCGGCTCGGCCGATTCCAACAGCTGCACCCCGGCATCGCTGTTCAGATCGACATCAACCAGCAGATCGTCGATTTTTCGAAGCACGATTTCGACCTCGGCATCCGCAGCGGCACCGGCAACTGGCCGGGACTGGAGGCGCACCTCCTGTTCCCCAACCAGTTCACGCCGGTCTGCAGCCCGGACCTCGCCCGGCGGGCCTGCCTGCGCGAGCCCGAAGACCTTCTCCAATTGCCCCTGATTGCTCCCAGCGATCCCTGGTGGCAGGACTGGTTCACAGCCGCGGGCGTGTCCTGCGTCGATCTGTCGAGCCGGCCGGATTTCTCGCTCGGGGCGCAGCAATTCGAGGGCATGGCGGCGATGGCCGGGCAGGGGGTGGCGTTGATCAACCCCTTCTTCTTCCGGGCGGATCTGGCGGCCGGACGGCTGGTCCAGCCGTTTGACCTCGTGGTCACGGCGGAGCGGAGCTACTGGGTGGTTTATCCGAAGGCGCGGCGTCGCGCCCCGAAGATCCAGGCCTTCCGCGACTGGCTGATGAGCGAGGTGGCAAGCGACGCGGAGCGAGCCGCCCCCGAGCAGGCCTCGGCCTGA
- a CDS encoding Na/Pi cotransporter family protein, producing the protein MSATAVLIHLLGEIALLLWGINMVNSGVQRAFGSDLRWILGVGLKTRLRAFLAGLGVTTVLQSSTATALMVSSFSAGGSVDLVPALAVMLGANVGTTLIVQVLSFDITLIFPVLIFGGYMGYRRGSSSRAKDLGRVVIGLGLMLLSLHLLTETIRPIESSVVLKDLLASIAPDPLILVMLAAALAWAAHSSVAALLFIMSLASAGVIDSHSAMAMVLGANLGSSLNPLLEGTGGDPVKLRVPFGNLAIRAVGCVVALPLIDPILSAMNLIDPNPARMAANFHTLFNVVLAAVFILPLPWIAGLLLKLFPAKIRSADPGVPQYLDVDALDTPSVALSNAAREVLRMADIVETMLRGSQDLFHEGDIARVNEISRTDDVVDRLYSAVRRYLSSINHEALNDEEARRLSDILAFAINLEHVGDIVDKNLMELAAKRIKNHLRLPKDGLKDINDMHAKLLEHLQLAASVLMFQDIGSARRLVAEKERFRDLERDITQRHFEQLRSGKSVGDTSALQLDVVRDLKRIEAHIAATAYSLLEQSGDLKPSRLSS; encoded by the coding sequence ATGTCCGCTACTGCCGTTCTGATCCATCTGCTGGGAGAGATTGCCCTGCTCCTGTGGGGCATCAACATGGTCAACAGCGGGGTCCAGCGCGCTTTCGGTAGCGATCTGCGGTGGATCCTCGGTGTGGGCCTGAAAACCCGCCTCAGGGCGTTCCTGGCGGGTCTTGGCGTCACCACGGTTCTCCAGAGCAGCACGGCCACGGCCCTGATGGTATCGTCCTTCTCGGCGGGCGGCTCGGTCGATCTGGTACCGGCTCTTGCGGTCATGCTCGGCGCGAATGTGGGCACGACCCTCATTGTCCAGGTCCTGTCCTTCGACATCACGCTGATTTTCCCGGTCCTGATCTTCGGCGGCTACATGGGCTACCGGAGGGGATCGTCCAGCCGCGCCAAGGACCTCGGCCGCGTCGTCATCGGCCTCGGGCTGATGCTCCTGTCGCTTCACCTCCTCACCGAGACGATTCGGCCCATCGAATCCTCGGTAGTGCTCAAGGATCTCCTGGCCTCCATCGCGCCCGATCCGCTGATCCTGGTCATGCTTGCGGCGGCGCTGGCCTGGGCGGCTCATTCCAGCGTCGCAGCCCTGCTGTTCATCATGTCGCTGGCCTCGGCGGGGGTCATCGATTCCCATTCGGCTATGGCCATGGTGCTCGGGGCCAATCTCGGCAGCTCCCTCAATCCGCTCCTCGAGGGCACAGGCGGGGATCCTGTGAAGCTGAGGGTGCCGTTCGGCAATCTGGCGATCCGGGCTGTCGGATGCGTCGTGGCGCTGCCGCTCATCGACCCGATCCTGTCGGCTATGAACCTGATCGACCCCAATCCGGCGCGAATGGCGGCGAATTTCCACACCCTGTTCAATGTGGTCCTAGCCGCTGTCTTCATCCTGCCGCTGCCCTGGATCGCGGGCCTTCTGCTCAAGCTCTTTCCGGCCAAGATCCGCTCCGCCGATCCCGGCGTTCCGCAATATCTCGACGTGGATGCGCTCGACACACCCTCGGTGGCACTCTCGAACGCGGCCCGCGAGGTCCTGCGTATGGCCGATATCGTCGAAACCATGCTGCGGGGCTCGCAGGATCTCTTCCATGAGGGGGATATCGCTCGCGTGAACGAGATCAGCCGGACGGACGATGTGGTCGACCGGCTCTACAGCGCCGTGCGGCGCTATCTCAGCTCCATCAACCACGAAGCCCTGAACGACGAGGAAGCGAGGCGCCTCTCGGACATCCTCGCATTCGCGATCAACCTGGAGCATGTGGGCGACATCGTCGACAAGAACCTGATGGAGCTCGCGGCGAAGCGCATCAAGAACCATCTGCGCCTTCCCAAGGACGGCCTCAAGGACATCAACGACATGCACGCCAAGCTCCTGGAGCACCTCCAGCTGGCGGCCTCGGTCCTGATGTTCCAGGATATCGGCTCGGCCCGGCGCCTCGTGGCTGAGAAAGAGCGGTTCCGCGATCTCGAACGGGACATCACGCAACGCCACTTCGAGCAGCTACGCTCCGGCAAGTCGGTCGGCGATACCTCGGCGCTCCAACTCGACGTCGTCCGCGATCTGAAGCGCATCGAGGCCCACATCGCTGCAACGGCCTATTCCCTGCTCGAGCAGAGCGGAGACTTGAAGCCGAGCCGGCTGAGTTCGTGA